ttttatcaattaatatatttgaaCTTAACATCTACAAGATAACGAATTTTAATCTGCGCAGGATTGTAGACAATAAATTCGTCATGGATTAGATCCGTTGAAAtaggaattttaataattggtCCACAAGGAACTTCAACATCTGGAGAAATAATTTTGGTAAACTTGTTATCTGGAACCCGGTCTCCTCGACCATGTATTGAATGCTTGCCATGGGGTAATTGGCGTATAGTATTTAAAGCCTCATAGCATTCCATCGTATTGCCCAGTGCGACTGTGCACAGCAAAATAATACCATGAGATTGTTTATCATCAGCCCTGGAGTATCGAGCCGCTTTGGAAACAGTGttggtaaaataaattcctTTGCCAAACATATTGCCAGAATTTTCTGTGTTCGGTGGATTTATTTTGAAGCCTCTTGACAAAATGGTTGCGATGTTACTCAGCTGAGACCCATGCCACAGTAACTTCTTGTTGCCAATACCACCGACGAATCTCTCATCGTCACCGTGTCTTTGTACACAATAAACATTAttgatgtcaattttataattgctGTGCAATGGGGACTGAGTGTTTGCAACATATGTCTGAATCAACCCAAACATCTCGGTATTTTTGCTGAGAACGTCAATTTTTGAATGCAACTCTGAGTAACAAACatccaataaattttgagtttgatAATTTCTTCTGCTGaccaaattaaaatcattgttACGGTCGAGTATCTCTCGCGTCATTTTATACTTAAGTTTGTTAACTTCGTCTTCGGATGTAGAGTAACTTGTCATGTAATTAGTTTGATAGTAATGTTTTTCTTGAGGCCCGAAATCAtaatctttaaatatttctctCATAATATTTATGTCGAATATTTGTTTCACAAGATTTTGGACCGGTAAAGACAAAGTTGATTGAaccattttgtttttttgaaatctccACTGGTTGGAACACTTCTCTGAATTTGATGTTCTATGATCtggcaaaataaaaaaaaaaaaaaaaaatgttaataattttatgaattaataaaaaaaaaaaaataagtctgCCGCGACGtcgttctataaaaatttcctGTCTAATAGAATCAAGTCCACCTAGAGAGTAAGTCGCCATTGTTGTTCCCGCAACTCTTAGACAATGAGTCTAATCTCACGTCGCTACAAACCGACAATTTTCGACGGCGTCTTACTCTCTCGGAAttctttaaaatataaaactactgttaaaaaaaaaaaaaaaaaaaggctctcactaatatttaaaatcttcaCCGTTAATTTAATGGATAATAAATTCTGAATATCGATGgtaaagattttaattttactacttACTCTTGTTAATGACCTTGgtagtgaattttttatttttcagtagtAACTGTgttgtagaaaaattttttattgaaagagtttaaattacggtgtatatatttaatgcaaAAGGAATTTTTTAGGTAAAGTTTCAGAGACGCAGTGAAGAACAGTCGGAACTTTTTGGCTTCCAATGTTAATGCGTATTGCGTATTGTGGTCCCAGTAACGAGTAAGAGAATAGACCTCAAGAATTGACCCTACTACCGAACATTTATGAACTGCGCATGCGTACAGTGGGAGTAAAAACCAACGACATCCGAAGTCGGGACAATACTTGCGTAATAATGACGTGACATTAGGCTAGTTTCCAATGAAAGGGGGTACAAATACGGCGACTCACTCGCAAGCGTCTCGGGGAATACCGTAAATATGTCGCGGCAGACTTGGACTGGATAATTCCATTTTTAGCCAagcggcacaaaaaaaaagattgttgattttttattcaaatccaGCCAACAATTAGTTATCATGCaagtaattgttaatttaaattccacagaaagtcaataatttttttttctgccgcTCAAGTGATGTAAATTTGTACATGTGTTATAACTATGataatattaattcattttaattattttttataaattgatagCTATAGCGAAGAGAGTTAGtggtaaaaaattacaaaattttttaataaatttgaatcactGCCACTGGCATTTTTACTATACAAATTGAAACATCCAGAGTTTAAAGGTTAGAttctactaattaattatttattaggaAAAAGAACTGCAAAATTTACTTACTTTGTGAGGAATCTCTTGCAAtggatttaattatttctggacacaatgaaaaaaaatattgagataTCTTCAATATGTTCAGCACTTAGTAGCTAGTACAGGACAAAGTGAAAAACggaaaatgaattataatcAGCGCAGCCAGATCGTGCGATATTGTTACCCCTTCCCGTGGTGAAATATCATGGAATGTAATGGCAGGAGGGGGTAAAAATATCACATGATCTGGCTGAACTGTGCAGCgaatttatgatatttaacACGAAGGCTAGATATAAGGAGAACGATCGGGATAGGGTTTTCAACTGTTCTGGCGTCCCTGAATATGCGTAAAGATTTTAGTTCATAAATAGCCACTGGATGGCAATTGTGTTGCAAAGATCCCTTTTAGAATACCATTGCGCATGATCACACAtgataatttgttatttttattctagtAAAAAGTGTTGTTCAAACTTACTactttttctaaataatttttatataattgtgtgagtatattttgaatcaaaaatGGTGAAATGTTGTTCAGTGTTGAATTGtaagagtggaaaaaaaaatgaaagaaaaaaaaataacgattgCAACGTTCGACAGACTTCTCTATTCAAAATCCCCCAGGTAacctcaaaatttaaattttatagtttaaaataaatttgtttttaaaagtgaaaaataaattattcaacaaTTTTATGTTGATATAATCATTGACCATGATATCA
The DNA window shown above is from Microplitis mediator isolate UGA2020A chromosome 1, iyMicMedi2.1, whole genome shotgun sequence and carries:
- the LOC130666829 gene encoding poly [ADP-ribose] polymerase-like, translated to MVQSTLSLPVQNLVKQIFDINIMREIFKDYDFGPQEKHYYQTNYMTSYSTSEDEVNKLKYKMTREILDRNNDFNLVSRRNYQTQNLLDVCYSELHSKIDVLSKNTEMFGLIQTYVANTQSPLHSNYKIDINNVYCVQRHGDDERFVGGIGNKKLLWHGSQLSNIATILSRGFKINPPNTENSGNMFGKGIYFTNTVSKAARYSRADDKQSHGIILLCTVALGNTMECYEALNTIRQLPHGKHSIHGRGDRVPDNKFTKIISPDVEVPCGPIIKIPISTDLIHDEFIVYNPAQIKIRYLVDVKFKYIN